Proteins from a single region of Thermococcus sp. CX2:
- the rtcA gene encoding RNA 3'-terminal phosphate cyclase, with the protein MLIIDGSYGEGGGQILRTSVALSVITGKPVKIINIRANRPNPGLRPQHMHGILALKELSAAKVKGAQVGSTLLEFYPGRARPRHIRVPIKTAGSITLILQALLPAMAFIGGSFEITGGTDVPWSPPVDYLRHVTLFALEKMGLRAEIEIKRRGHYPKGGGLVVGRVEPWEERKPLVALEWRHIELFGGISHATNLPEHVASRQAKAARERLSEFYDVPINIYEEVSRSFGPGSGIVVWAETDVLRLSGDALGKRGKPAEAVGREAADELLEQLTSRAAVDRFLGDQLIPFLAFVGGEIKVAEITNHLVTNVWVVEQFLGKIFEVEGEVGEPGRVRVVRKAEL; encoded by the coding sequence ATGCTGATCATAGACGGCTCCTACGGCGAGGGCGGGGGACAGATACTGAGGACGAGCGTAGCTCTATCGGTCATCACTGGCAAGCCAGTCAAGATAATCAACATCAGGGCAAACAGACCGAACCCGGGTTTGAGGCCCCAGCACATGCATGGCATCTTGGCTCTGAAGGAGCTGAGCGCCGCTAAGGTTAAGGGTGCCCAGGTCGGCTCGACGCTTCTCGAGTTCTACCCCGGCAGGGCTAGGCCGAGGCACATCCGCGTGCCGATAAAGACCGCCGGGAGCATAACCCTTATTCTCCAGGCTTTACTTCCTGCGATGGCCTTCATCGGTGGGAGCTTCGAGATAACGGGTGGAACTGACGTCCCCTGGTCGCCGCCGGTGGACTACCTCAGGCACGTTACCCTTTTCGCCTTGGAAAAAATGGGGCTAAGAGCCGAGATTGAAATCAAGCGCAGGGGACACTATCCCAAAGGCGGCGGACTGGTGGTCGGCAGGGTCGAGCCGTGGGAGGAGAGAAAGCCGCTGGTTGCTTTGGAGTGGAGACATATAGAGCTATTTGGTGGCATCAGCCACGCTACCAACCTCCCGGAGCACGTGGCGAGTAGGCAGGCGAAGGCCGCTAGGGAGAGGTTGAGTGAGTTTTACGATGTTCCTATTAATATATATGAAGAAGTCTCGCGTTCCTTCGGGCCTGGTAGTGGCATAGTCGTGTGGGCCGAGACGGACGTTTTGAGGCTCAGTGGAGACGCCCTTGGAAAGCGCGGAAAGCCCGCTGAAGCAGTAGGCAGGGAAGCGGCGGATGAGCTTCTGGAGCAGCTGACGAGCAGGGCCGCGGTTGACAGATTTCTCGGCGACCAGCTGATACCATTCTTGGCCTTCGTGGGGGGCGAGATAAAAGTTGCCGAGATAACGAACCACCTCGTGACGAACGTCTGGGTCGTGGAGCAGTTTTTGGGCAAGATCTTTGAGGTAGAGGGAGAGGTTGGGGAGCCTGGAAGGGTGAGGGTTGTGAGGAAGGCCGAACTTTAG
- a CDS encoding metallophosphoesterase yields MLIGIMSDTHDNLPAIRKAVEFFNKQNVELVIHAGDYVAPFVARELRRLKVPLKGVFGNNDGEKKGLYEVLGIADEILEMEADGMKISVTHGTDERIVRALARSRLYDVVVVGHTHRYEIREDGRTILVNPGEVCGYVTGVKSVALLDTRKREVRIVNIETGEMLGVMSL; encoded by the coding sequence ATGCTGATAGGAATAATGAGCGACACACACGACAACCTTCCTGCCATAAGGAAAGCCGTGGAGTTTTTTAACAAGCAGAACGTCGAGCTGGTGATTCACGCTGGCGATTACGTGGCGCCATTCGTAGCGAGGGAGCTCAGGAGACTCAAGGTGCCCCTGAAGGGAGTCTTCGGCAACAATGACGGTGAGAAGAAAGGTCTCTACGAGGTACTGGGAATAGCCGACGAGATACTCGAGATGGAGGCCGATGGGATGAAGATATCTGTTACCCACGGCACGGACGAGAGGATCGTTAGAGCCCTGGCCAGGAGCAGGCTTTACGATGTCGTCGTCGTTGGCCACACTCACCGCTATGAAATCAGGGAAGACGGCAGAACCATACTGGTGAACCCCGGCGAGGTCTGCGGTTACGTTACGGGAGTTAAGAGCGTTGCACTGCTCGACACAAGGAAGAGAGAGGTCAGGATAGTGAACATTGAGACTGGAGAGATGCTGGGCGTCATGAGTCTTTAA